A genomic stretch from Cellulomonas sp. KRMCY2 includes:
- a CDS encoding DeoR/GlpR family DNA-binding transcription regulator: MLKEETEQLPVTVRRGRMLQLIGDREFVRVTDLAETFGISDVTVRADLAALATSHAVRRVRGGAMAPARSGRTELSFEESLVEFAGEKHRIGQYAASMVTSGMSILLDVGTTTTAVARALVARQDLDQVVVMTNGLNIALELEPAIGRFTVVVTGGTLRRLQHSLVNPMASLMLDHLHADIAFIGCNGVEAEHGVTNLNLPEAEIKQRMIASAGRAVIVADGSKLGQVHLGRIGRIKDVHTIVTGPSGPVHEIGQLRHTGVQVVQVE; this comes from the coding sequence GTGCTCAAGGAAGAGACCGAGCAGCTGCCCGTGACAGTCCGTCGCGGTCGGATGCTCCAGCTGATCGGTGACCGCGAGTTCGTGCGCGTCACCGACCTTGCCGAGACCTTCGGGATCTCGGATGTGACCGTTCGCGCCGACCTGGCAGCGCTCGCGACCTCCCATGCGGTCCGACGCGTCCGTGGCGGGGCGATGGCCCCGGCGCGCAGCGGTCGCACCGAGCTGTCGTTCGAGGAGTCGCTCGTCGAGTTCGCCGGCGAGAAGCATCGGATCGGTCAGTACGCGGCTTCCATGGTCACCTCCGGGATGAGCATCCTGCTCGACGTCGGCACCACGACGACAGCTGTCGCCCGGGCGCTGGTGGCGCGGCAGGACCTCGACCAGGTCGTCGTGATGACCAACGGGCTGAACATCGCCCTCGAGCTCGAGCCGGCCATCGGCCGGTTCACCGTCGTCGTCACCGGTGGCACGCTGCGCCGGCTGCAGCACTCGCTGGTCAACCCGATGGCCTCGCTCATGCTCGACCACCTGCATGCGGACATCGCGTTCATCGGCTGCAACGGGGTCGAGGCCGAGCACGGCGTCACCAACCTGAACCTGCCGGAGGCCGAGATCAAGCAGCGGATGATCGCCTCGGCGGGCCGCGCCGTGATCGTCGCCGACGGCTCGAAGCTCGGCCAGGTCCACCTGGGCCGGATCGGCCGGATCAAGGACGTCCACACCATCGTGACGGGCCCGTCGGGTCCGGTCCACGAGATCGGCCAGCTGCGCCACACCGGCGTGCAGGTCGTGCAGGTCGAGTAG
- the araA gene encoding L-arabinose isomerase — MTKPYADREVWFLTGSQDLYGDETLRQVAEQSQAIARELEAADAVPVRIVWKPVLKDAGAIRRMALEANAADQCIGVIAWMHTFSPAKMWIAGLDALRTPLLHLHTQANVELPWSTIDFDFMNLNQAAHGDREFGYIQTRLGVPRKTVVGHVSNPTVQERVGTWVRAAAGWAATHELKLARFGDNMRNVAVTEGDKTEAELRFGVSVNTWGVNDLVAAVETVDDAAIDTLVAEYEDTYDVVPELRAGRDRHDSLRYGARQELALLSLLGEIGATAFTTTFEDLGALRQLPGLAVQRLMARGFGFGAEGDWKTAILVRAAKVMGQGLPGGASLMEDYTYNLVPGDEKILGAHMLEICPSLTTAKPTLEIHPLGIGGREDPVRLVFDTDAGPGVVVALSDMRDRFRLTANVVEVVPPDEELPNLPVARAVWKPEPSLATSAEAWLMAGAAHHTVLSTQVGIDVFADFADIAQTELLTIDATTTSRGFAQELRWNQAYYRLAQGF, encoded by the coding sequence ATGACCAAGCCCTACGCCGACCGCGAGGTCTGGTTCCTCACCGGGAGCCAGGACCTGTACGGCGACGAGACGCTGCGCCAGGTGGCGGAGCAGTCGCAGGCGATCGCGCGCGAGCTCGAGGCCGCCGACGCCGTCCCGGTGCGGATCGTGTGGAAGCCGGTGCTCAAGGACGCGGGTGCGATCCGCCGGATGGCGCTGGAGGCCAACGCCGCGGACCAGTGCATCGGTGTCATCGCCTGGATGCACACGTTCTCACCGGCCAAGATGTGGATCGCCGGGCTCGACGCGCTGCGCACGCCGCTGCTGCACCTGCACACGCAGGCCAACGTCGAGCTGCCGTGGTCGACGATCGACTTCGACTTCATGAACCTGAACCAGGCCGCGCACGGTGACCGGGAGTTCGGGTACATCCAGACCAGGCTCGGTGTCCCGCGCAAGACGGTCGTCGGGCACGTGTCGAACCCGACCGTCCAGGAGCGGGTCGGGACCTGGGTCCGGGCCGCCGCCGGCTGGGCCGCGACGCACGAGCTCAAGCTCGCCCGGTTCGGTGACAACATGCGCAACGTCGCGGTGACCGAGGGCGACAAGACCGAGGCGGAGCTGCGCTTCGGCGTGTCGGTCAACACCTGGGGCGTCAACGACCTGGTCGCCGCCGTCGAGACGGTCGACGACGCGGCGATCGACACGCTCGTCGCCGAGTACGAGGACACCTACGACGTCGTCCCCGAGCTGCGGGCCGGCCGTGACCGGCACGACTCCCTGCGCTACGGCGCACGCCAGGAGCTCGCCCTGCTGAGCCTCCTCGGCGAGATCGGCGCGACGGCGTTCACGACCACCTTCGAGGACCTCGGCGCCCTCCGGCAGCTGCCCGGGCTGGCCGTCCAGCGTCTGATGGCCCGTGGCTTCGGCTTCGGGGCCGAGGGTGACTGGAAGACCGCGATCCTGGTGCGGGCCGCGAAGGTGATGGGCCAGGGCCTGCCCGGGGGTGCCTCGCTCATGGAGGACTACACCTACAACCTGGTCCCGGGCGACGAGAAGATCCTTGGCGCCCACATGCTCGAGATCTGCCCGTCGCTGACCACCGCGAAGCCGACCCTCGAGATCCACCCGCTCGGCATCGGCGGCCGGGAGGACCCGGTCCGGCTCGTCTTCGACACGGACGCGGGGCCGGGTGTGGTCGTCGCGTTGTCGGACATGCGGGACCGGTTCCGGCTGACGGCCAACGTCGTCGAGGTCGTGCCGCCCGACGAAGAGCTTCCGAACCTGCCCGTCGCGCGGGCGGTCTGGAAGCCGGAGCCGAGCCTCGCGACGTCGGCCGAGGCCTGGCTGATGGCCGGTGCCGCCCACCACACGGTGCTCTCCACGCAGGTCGGCATCGACGTCTTCGCCGACTTCGCGGACATCGCACAGACCGAGCTCCTGACCATCGACGCGACCACGACATCGCGCGGATTCGCCCAGGAGCTGCGCTGGAACCAGGCCTACTACCGCCTGGCCCAGGGTTTCTGA
- a CDS encoding L-ribulose-5-phosphate 4-epimerase produces the protein MAQPTGLDGYGPEVVEEIARVRQVVADLHAELPRWELVVWTAGNVSQRLTTAGLFVIKPSGVTYDQLSAESMVVCDLDGTLVDGDRSPSSDTAAHAYVYRNMPAVGGVVHTHSTYATAWAARGEPVPCVLTMMADEFGGDVPIGPFALIGDDSIGRGIVETLRGSRSPAVLMRNHGPFTIGKDAKAAVKAAVMVEEVARTVHISRQLGEPLPIAQADIDHLYDRYQNVYGR, from the coding sequence ATGGCGCAGCCGACCGGCCTCGACGGCTACGGCCCCGAGGTCGTCGAGGAGATCGCGCGCGTGCGTCAGGTCGTCGCCGACCTGCACGCCGAGCTGCCGCGCTGGGAGCTGGTGGTCTGGACCGCCGGCAACGTCTCGCAGCGGCTGACCACCGCCGGCCTGTTCGTCATCAAGCCGAGCGGGGTCACCTACGACCAGCTCAGCGCCGAGTCGATGGTGGTCTGCGACCTGGACGGCACGCTCGTCGACGGCGACCGCTCGCCGTCGTCGGACACCGCGGCGCACGCCTACGTCTACCGGAACATGCCGGCGGTCGGCGGCGTCGTGCACACCCACTCGACCTACGCGACGGCATGGGCCGCACGGGGTGAGCCGGTGCCGTGCGTGCTGACGATGATGGCCGACGAGTTCGGCGGTGACGTGCCGATCGGGCCGTTCGCGCTGATCGGCGACGACTCGATCGGACGCGGCATCGTCGAGACCCTGCGGGGGAGCCGCAGCCCGGCCGTCCTGATGCGCAACCACGGGCCGTTCACGATCGGCAAGGACGCCAAGGCTGCGGTCAAGGCCGCCGTGATGGTCGAGGAGGTGGCCCGGACCGTGCACATCTCCCGGCAGCTGGGCGAGCCGCTGCCGATCGCCCAGGCGGACATCGACCACCTCTACGACCGCTACCAGAACGTCTACGGCCGCTGA